One region of Natronorubrum aibiense genomic DNA includes:
- a CDS encoding LeuA family protein has protein sequence MQIQCLHKTTRPLTPVRGVEFFQGTLDSTDEIESARVFDTTLRDGEQSPGTSFSYDDKRQIASILDEMGTHVIEAGFPVNSDAEFEAVRDIASSTQATTCGLARVVDADIEAALDSGVEMVHTFVSTSDVQIEDSMHTTRDEVVQRAVDAVERVTETGTTCMFSPMDATRTDEQFLIDVIEAVTEAGVDWINIPDTTGVATPTRFKAMIKKVAAHTDARIDVHAHDDFGLATANALAGIEAGADQAQVSVNSIGERAGNAAYEEFVMAVESLYQTDTGIDTTRITELSEIVEEKSGMGTPGNKPIVGDNAFSHESGIHAAGVIENSDTFEPGVMTPEMVGAKRRLVMGKHTGTHSVRERLHERGFDPTDEQVKAVTRRVKDYGAEKRRVTVDDLERFAKEAGVERQTEEEEVRV, from the coding sequence ATTCAGATACAATGTCTTCACAAGACAACCCGTCCTCTGACACCAGTCAGGGGGGTCGAGTTCTTCCAGGGCACGTTAGATTCCACTGACGAAATAGAGTCAGCACGTGTCTTTGATACCACCCTCCGGGATGGTGAACAGTCTCCCGGAACTTCGTTCTCCTACGACGACAAACGGCAGATCGCGTCCATTCTGGACGAGATGGGCACCCACGTCATCGAAGCTGGGTTCCCGGTCAACTCGGACGCGGAGTTCGAGGCCGTTCGTGACATCGCGTCTTCGACGCAGGCAACGACGTGCGGGTTAGCCCGCGTTGTCGATGCGGACATCGAAGCCGCACTGGATTCGGGCGTCGAGATGGTGCACACGTTCGTCAGCACCAGCGACGTCCAGATCGAGGACTCGATGCACACCACACGGGACGAAGTCGTACAGCGCGCAGTCGACGCAGTCGAACGTGTCACCGAAACGGGAACGACCTGTATGTTCTCGCCGATGGACGCGACACGGACCGACGAGCAGTTCCTGATCGACGTGATCGAGGCGGTCACGGAGGCAGGCGTCGACTGGATCAACATTCCGGACACCACTGGCGTCGCGACGCCGACCCGGTTCAAGGCCATGATCAAGAAGGTCGCGGCCCACACCGACGCGCGGATCGACGTCCACGCACACGACGACTTCGGACTGGCCACCGCCAACGCGTTGGCCGGCATCGAAGCGGGAGCGGACCAGGCACAGGTCTCCGTCAACTCCATTGGCGAGCGGGCAGGCAACGCCGCCTACGAGGAGTTCGTGATGGCCGTCGAGTCGCTCTACCAGACCGATACGGGGATCGACACGACCCGCATCACCGAACTCTCGGAGATCGTCGAAGAGAAAAGCGGCATGGGGACGCCGGGCAACAAGCCGATCGTCGGTGACAACGCCTTCTCCCACGAAAGTGGGATCCACGCCGCCGGCGTCATCGAAAACTCCGATACGTTCGAGCCCGGCGTCATGACGCCGGAAATGGTCGGTGCCAAGCGCCGACTGGTCATGGGCAAACACACCGGGACCCACTCGGTCCGTGAACGCCTGCACGAACGCGGCTTCGATCCGACCGACGAGCAGGTCAAAGCGGTCACCCGCCGCGTCAAAGACTACGGCGCCGAGAAACGACGGGTCACCGTCGACGATCTGGAGCGGTTCGCCAAGGAGGCTGGCGTTGAACGCCAGACAGAGGAGGAGGAGGTGCGCGTCTAA
- a CDS encoding winged helix-turn-helix transcriptional regulator, with protein sequence MRDLDDTDLEILELLLENSRRPYKEIADHVGLTPPAVSDRISRLEAQGIIQGFTIDVDRERLRGDVPVLVELEAKPAAVDDVYAAAADLPGVESVAEGMDGRVIVHATLPEATARSWLESELDLDLLVGYDVTLLARSDRAFGLSAEGFSHECVVCDKQITGDGVTRTVGGEVKTFCCPSCEDRYVSEYEARQEALE encoded by the coding sequence ATGCGCGACCTCGACGACACCGACCTCGAGATCCTCGAGTTACTGCTCGAGAATTCCCGCCGACCGTACAAGGAGATCGCCGACCACGTCGGTCTGACGCCACCCGCTGTCTCGGATCGGATCTCGAGACTCGAAGCACAGGGAATTATCCAGGGGTTCACGATCGACGTCGATCGGGAGCGACTTCGAGGCGACGTGCCCGTCTTAGTCGAACTCGAAGCGAAACCAGCCGCCGTCGACGACGTGTACGCCGCTGCGGCCGACCTCCCGGGCGTCGAAAGTGTCGCCGAAGGGATGGACGGACGCGTGATCGTCCACGCGACGCTTCCCGAGGCGACCGCCCGCTCGTGGCTCGAGTCGGAACTCGACCTCGACCTGCTGGTCGGCTACGACGTCACGCTGCTCGCGCGCTCGGATCGCGCCTTCGGCCTCTCGGCTGAGGGGTTCTCGCACGAGTGCGTGGTCTGTGACAAGCAGATCACAGGCGACGGCGTCACGCGGACGGTCGGCGGCGAGGTGAAGACGTTCTGTTGCCCCTCCTGTGAGGACCGATACGTCAGCGAGTACGAGGCACGTCAGGAGGCCCTCGAGTAA
- the ilvB gene encoding biosynthetic-type acetolactate synthase large subunit — MSERAAKVTPAETDEQDDDQITDSAAPDAVTEPDADAASESTTEPVTNGAQSVVRALENAGVEYAFGVQGGAIMPVYDALYDSEIYHVTMAHEQAAAHAADAYGIVSGEPGICLATSGPGATNLVTGIADADMDSDPLVALTGQVPTAFVGNDAFQETDTTGVTKPVTKDNTFASDPDRVGSDVSEAFALAREGRPGPTLVDLPKDVTKSETDREPDEPKTPDTYHVQERANAEIVAAAAERLENATRPVMLLGGGVIKGEASEACREFAIEHEIPVITTMPGIGAFPEDHELSMEMAGMHGTGYANMAITHCDTMLAIGTRFDDRLTGGIETFAPDAEIIHVDIDPAEISKNIHADYPLIGDAETVVEQLSTAVETSPEAKKWRAQCQQWKSDYSMAYDAPEDEPVQPEFVVEALDEATADDTIVTTGVGQHQMWACQYWTYTEPRTWVSSHGLGTMGYGLPAAIGARLAADDDQDVVCIDGDGSFLMTLQELSVAVRENLDITVAVLNNEYIGMVRQWQDAFFGGRHAASDYNWMPEFDKLAEAFGAAGFRIDDYDDVAETIEEALAYDGPSVIDVHIDPDANVYPMVPSGGDNGQFALTEDQL, encoded by the coding sequence ATGAGCGAACGCGCAGCAAAGGTCACACCAGCTGAAACGGACGAACAGGACGACGACCAGATCACGGACAGCGCAGCACCGGACGCGGTCACCGAACCCGACGCCGACGCGGCGTCAGAGTCGACGACCGAGCCCGTCACCAACGGTGCCCAGTCGGTCGTGCGCGCCCTCGAGAACGCGGGCGTCGAGTACGCCTTCGGCGTGCAGGGCGGGGCGATCATGCCCGTCTACGACGCGCTGTATGATTCCGAGATCTATCACGTGACGATGGCCCACGAACAGGCGGCGGCCCACGCGGCCGACGCCTACGGCATCGTCTCGGGCGAGCCGGGCATCTGTCTGGCGACGTCCGGTCCCGGCGCGACGAACCTCGTGACGGGGATCGCTGACGCCGACATGGACTCGGACCCGCTGGTCGCCCTGACGGGCCAGGTGCCGACGGCGTTCGTCGGCAACGACGCTTTCCAGGAGACCGACACGACTGGCGTCACGAAGCCGGTCACGAAAGACAACACGTTCGCGAGCGATCCGGATCGGGTCGGTAGCGACGTCAGCGAGGCGTTCGCGCTCGCCCGCGAAGGACGACCCGGCCCGACGCTGGTTGACCTACCCAAAGACGTCACCAAATCCGAGACCGACCGCGAGCCCGACGAGCCGAAAACGCCCGATACCTACCACGTGCAGGAACGGGCCAACGCGGAGATCGTCGCCGCCGCGGCCGAACGACTCGAGAACGCAACTCGTCCCGTCATGCTGCTCGGCGGCGGCGTCATCAAAGGCGAGGCCAGCGAGGCCTGCCGCGAGTTCGCGATCGAACACGAGATCCCGGTCATCACGACGATGCCCGGTATCGGGGCGTTCCCCGAAGATCACGAACTCTCGATGGAGATGGCCGGCATGCACGGCACCGGGTACGCCAACATGGCGATCACCCACTGTGATACGATGCTGGCAATCGGGACGCGATTCGACGACCGCTTGACCGGCGGCATCGAAACGTTTGCCCCCGACGCGGAGATCATCCACGTCGACATCGACCCCGCCGAGATCTCGAAGAACATCCACGCGGACTACCCGCTGATCGGCGACGCCGAAACGGTCGTCGAGCAGCTTTCGACTGCCGTCGAGACCTCACCGGAAGCCAAGAAGTGGCGCGCCCAGTGTCAGCAGTGGAAATCCGACTACTCGATGGCCTACGACGCGCCCGAGGACGAACCGGTTCAACCCGAGTTCGTCGTCGAGGCCTTAGACGAGGCGACGGCCGACGACACCATCGTCACGACCGGCGTCGGGCAACACCAGATGTGGGCCTGCCAGTACTGGACCTACACCGAGCCCCGAACGTGGGTCTCGAGTCACGGACTCGGGACGATGGGCTACGGCCTGCCCGCGGCGATCGGCGCGCGACTCGCAGCCGACGACGACCAGGACGTCGTCTGTATCGACGGCGACGGCTCGTTCCTGATGACACTGCAGGAGCTGTCGGTTGCGGTTCGCGAGAACTTAGACATCACCGTCGCGGTGCTCAACAATGAGTACATCGGGATGGTTCGACAGTGGCAGGACGCCTTCTTCGGTGGCCGCCACGCCGCGTCGGACTACAACTGGATGCCCGAATTCGACAAGCTCGCCGAAGCCTTCGGCGCGGCCGGATTCCGTATCGACGACTACGACGACGTTGCAGAGACGATCGAAGAGGCACTGGCCTACGACGGCCCCTCGGTGATCGACGTCCACATCGATCCCGACGCCAACGTCTACCCGATGGTGCCAAGCGGCGGCGACAACGGACAGTTCGCACTGACGGAGGATCAGCTATGA
- a CDS encoding ferritin-like domain-containing protein, producing MTTDEITDLLTEAYIDEHETVMNYQTNAIVLDGVHAEEVKSSLEADVQEELDHARMLGERLKQLDESPPGSAAFEASQHSLQPPEDTTDVQSVIEGVLEAEDDAIETYRSLHEAASEANDPVTEDVAVTILADEEAHHTEFRGFLKEFPQD from the coding sequence ATGACGACGGACGAGATCACCGACCTCCTGACAGAGGCCTACATCGACGAACACGAGACCGTAATGAACTACCAGACGAACGCCATCGTCCTGGATGGCGTCCACGCCGAGGAAGTCAAATCGAGCCTCGAAGCAGACGTTCAGGAGGAACTCGACCACGCCCGAATGCTCGGTGAGCGACTGAAACAACTCGACGAGTCGCCGCCAGGTTCGGCGGCGTTCGAGGCCAGCCAGCACAGCCTCCAGCCACCCGAAGACACGACGGACGTCCAGTCGGTCATCGAGGGCGTCCTCGAGGCTGAAGACGACGCGATCGAGACCTACCGATCGCTCCACGAGGCGGCGTCCGAGGCGAACGATCCCGTCACCGAAGACGTCGCGGTGACGATTCTGGCCGACGAAGAGGCCCACCAC